In Chelmon rostratus isolate fCheRos1 chromosome 9, fCheRos1.pri, whole genome shotgun sequence, the following proteins share a genomic window:
- the maea gene encoding E3 ubiquitin-protein transferase MAEA, translating to MAVQETASQLSMALKVQEYPTLKVPYETLNKRFRAAQKNIDRETSHVTMVVAELEKTLSSFPVVDSVVSLLDGVVEKLSALKRKAAESIQAEDESAKLCKRRIEHLKEHSSDQPASVNLWKKKRMDRMMVEHLLRCGYYNTAVKLARQSGIEDLVNIEMFLTAKEVEESLERQETATCLAWCHDNKSRLRKMKSCLEFSLRIQEFIELIRQNKRMDAVRHARKHFSQAEGGQLDEVRQVMGMLAFPSDTHISPYKDLLDPARWKMLIQQFRYDNYRLHQLGNNSVFTITLQAGLSAIKTPQCYKEDGTSKNPDCPVCSKSLNKLAQPLPMAHCANSRLVCKISGEVMNENNPPMMLPNGYVYGYNSLLSIRQDDKVVCPRTKEVFNFSQAEKVYIM from the exons ATGGCGGTGCAAGAGACAGCATCTCAACTGTCCATGGCTCTCAAAGTCCAAGAATATCCCACCCTGAAG GTCCCCTACGAGACTCTGAACAAACGTTTCAGGGCGGCTCAGAAGAACATTGACCGGGAGACAAGTCACGTGACGATGGTTGTTGCAGAGCTGGAGAAGACGCTGAGCAGCTTCCCAGTGGTCGACTCTGTGGTGTCACTGCTGGATGGTGTGGTGGAGAAGCTCAGCGCCCTGAAGAGGAAG GCTGCCGAGTCCATCCAAGCAGAAGACGAGAGCGCCAAGCTGTGCAAGCGCCGCATCGAGCACTTAAAGGAGCACAGCAGCGACCAGCCGGCCTCAGTCAACCTGTGGAAGAAGAAACGCATGGACCGCATGATGGTGGAGCATCTGCTGCGCTGCGGCTACTACAACACAGCTGTTAAACTGGCCAGACAGAGCGGTATAGAG GATCTGGTCAACATCGAGATGTTCCTCACAGctaaggaggtggaggagtctCTGGAGAGGCAGGAGACGGCCACTTGCCTAGCCTGGTGCCATGACAATAAATCCCGGCTCCGCAAGATGAAG AGTTGTCTTGAGTTCAGTCTGAGAATCCAGGAGTTCATTGAGCTCATTAGACAAAACAAACGCATGGATGCAGTCAG acatgCAAGGAAGCACTTCAGCCAAGCAGAAGGTGGACAGTTGGATGAGGTTCGGCAGGTCATGGGCATGCTGGCCTTCCCATCAGATACACATATCTCTCCATACAAG GATCTTTTGGATCCAGCCCGCTGGAAGATGCTGATCCAGCAGTTCCGATATGACAACTACAGACTGCACCAGCTGGGAAACAACTCTGTCTTCACTATCACCCTACAGGCTGGTCTGTCTGCCATCAAGACACC TCAGTGCTACAAGGAAGATGGTACCTCGAAGAACCCAGACTGCCCTGTGTGCAGTAAATCTCTCAACAAGTTGGCTCAACCACTACCCATGGCCCACTGTGCTAACTCCAGACTAGTCTGTAAGATCTCTGGGGAggtcatgaatgaaaacaacccTCCAATGATGCTTCCTAATGGCTACGTCTACGGCTACAAT TCGCTTCTGTCCATCCGCCAAGATGACAAAGTGGTTTGTCCCAGAACCAAAGAAGTCTTCAACTTCTCTCAGGCTGAGAAGGTCTATATCATGTGA